The proteins below come from a single Piscinibacter gummiphilus genomic window:
- a CDS encoding alpha/beta family hydrolase, protein MTVPQPLSVEVPDSGKVAALCMTPADASAGYVFAHGAGAGMDHAFMSALSGELAQRRVATLRFQFPYMEEGRGRPDTPAVAQAAVRAAVAEARRQWPALPLFAGGKSFGGRMSSQAQAALPLEGVRGLMFVGFPLHLAGKPSVTRAAHLSQVQVPMLFLQGTRDALADLTLLREVLAPLPHATLALEEDADHAFHVRMRSGRTDAQVLGSLADTMAAWCAAQR, encoded by the coding sequence ATGACCGTGCCCCAACCCCTGAGCGTCGAGGTGCCCGACAGCGGCAAGGTGGCCGCGCTGTGCATGACGCCCGCCGATGCGAGCGCCGGCTACGTGTTCGCGCATGGCGCGGGCGCCGGCATGGACCACGCCTTCATGTCTGCCCTGTCCGGCGAGCTGGCGCAGCGCCGGGTCGCCACGCTGCGCTTCCAGTTTCCCTACATGGAGGAAGGCCGCGGGCGGCCCGACACGCCGGCGGTCGCGCAGGCCGCCGTGCGGGCGGCGGTGGCCGAGGCGCGCCGCCAGTGGCCTGCGCTGCCGCTCTTTGCCGGTGGCAAATCGTTCGGGGGACGCATGAGCTCGCAGGCCCAGGCTGCGTTGCCGCTGGAGGGCGTGCGCGGGCTCATGTTCGTCGGCTTCCCGCTGCACCTTGCGGGCAAGCCGAGCGTCACACGCGCTGCACACCTGTCGCAGGTGCAGGTGCCGATGCTCTTCCTGCAAGGCACGCGCGATGCGCTGGCCGACCTCACACTGCTGCGCGAGGTACTCGCACCCCTGCCGCACGCGACCCTCGCGCTGGAAGAGGACGCCGACCACGCCTTCCATGTGCGCATGCGCAGCGGCCGCACCGATGCGCAGGTGCTGGGCTCGCTCGCCGACACGATGGCGGCGTGGTGCGCCGCGCAGCGCTGA
- the pdeM gene encoding ligase-associated DNA damage response endonuclease PdeM — MRSHLSLERAGETLSLLPERALWWPARRTLFIADLHLGKAATFRAHGHPVPAGTTQGNLDRLTTLLHRHQPDALVVLGDFLHAPEALTPSVQSALAAWRAQFSTLRVTLVRGNHDRRAGDPPAGAGISVVDEPWRLGPLAACHHPQPVPGALALAGHLHPVVRLHGRGRDRLRLPCFVLEAQQLLLPAFGEFTGGWEVGRAEGQQVFVVGDGGVWKLP, encoded by the coding sequence ATGAGGTCGCACCTGAGCCTCGAACGCGCGGGTGAGACGCTCTCGCTGCTGCCCGAGCGCGCGTTGTGGTGGCCCGCGCGGCGCACGCTCTTCATCGCCGACCTGCACCTCGGCAAGGCCGCCACCTTCAGGGCGCATGGCCACCCGGTGCCGGCCGGCACCACGCAGGGCAACCTCGACCGGCTCACCACGCTCCTGCACCGGCACCAGCCCGACGCGCTGGTGGTGCTCGGCGACTTCCTCCACGCACCCGAAGCGCTCACGCCCTCGGTGCAATCGGCGCTTGCGGCGTGGCGCGCGCAGTTCTCCACGCTGCGCGTGACGCTCGTGCGCGGCAACCACGACCGCCGTGCCGGCGATCCGCCCGCCGGGGCCGGCATCTCGGTGGTCGACGAACCCTGGCGCCTCGGCCCGCTGGCCGCCTGCCACCACCCGCAGCCGGTGCCCGGGGCGCTCGCGCTGGCCGGCCACCTGCACCCCGTCGTACGGCTGCACGGCCGCGGGCGCGACCGGCTGCGCCTGCCGTGCTTCGTGCTCGAGGCGCAGCAGCTGCTGCTGCCGGCCTTCGGCGAATTCACGGGTGGCTGGGAGGTCGGGCGTGCCGAGGGGCAGCAGGTCTTCGTCGTCGGCGACGGCGGTGTGTGGAAATTGCCCTGA
- a CDS encoding AraC family transcriptional regulator has translation MDLQFEPHAGRPPSSPSTSSYGRMHMQREGFLYAGMVAEIPSQRHSVLLYVGLSDEPFTLEAAGQSVNITSALLGPGVRKRVLGRPDVACIDVSPVHPSYPAFAQANASVQVWPREHFAPLLPALHDFRAGRMSPADADRLYAKVVALAEQRLPPTKPVDPRVRQVMKLLHENRRRSLDELAESVCLSKDWLVHLFQREAGISLRKYEQTIKLHAAAAFVNRGVSMTQVAAIAGFADSAHFSKMWKQHYGLPPNRMFSGHEYVTVDPMPSRPMHA, from the coding sequence ATGGACTTGCAGTTCGAGCCCCATGCCGGGCGCCCACCCTCGTCTCCGTCGACCTCGTCCTACGGCCGCATGCACATGCAGCGCGAGGGCTTTCTGTACGCGGGCATGGTGGCCGAGATCCCGAGCCAGCGTCACTCGGTGCTGCTGTACGTCGGCCTGAGCGACGAGCCCTTCACCCTCGAAGCCGCGGGCCAGTCGGTGAACATCACCTCGGCGCTGCTGGGCCCCGGCGTGCGCAAGCGGGTGCTGGGCCGGCCCGACGTGGCCTGCATCGACGTCTCGCCGGTGCACCCGAGCTACCCCGCGTTTGCCCAGGCGAACGCCTCGGTGCAGGTGTGGCCGCGCGAGCACTTCGCGCCGCTGCTGCCGGCATTGCACGACTTCCGCGCCGGCCGCATGAGCCCGGCTGACGCCGACCGGCTCTATGCGAAGGTGGTGGCGCTGGCCGAGCAGCGTCTGCCGCCCACCAAGCCGGTCGACCCACGCGTGCGGCAGGTGATGAAGCTGCTGCACGAGAACCGCCGCCGCTCGCTCGACGAGCTGGCCGAGTCGGTGTGCCTGTCGAAAGACTGGCTGGTGCACCTCTTCCAGCGCGAGGCCGGCATCTCGCTGCGCAAGTACGAGCAGACCATCAAGCTGCACGCCGCCGCCGCCTTCGTGAACCGCGGCGTGAGCATGACGCAGGTGGCCGCCATTGCCGGCTTCGCCGATTCGGCGCATTTTTCGAAGATGTGGAAGCAGCACTACGGGCTGCCGCCCAACCGCATGTTCTCCGGCCACGAGTACGTGACGGTCGACCCCATGCCCTCGCGGCCGATGCACGCCTGA
- a CDS encoding alpha/beta hydrolase produces the protein MTIAFSHRQINGIRMRVAEKGSGPLVVFTHGWPESWYSWRHQIEAVAAAGFRAVAPDMRGYGDTEAPAEVDQYTIHHLVGDITELVLALGEKQAVVVGHDWGAVVAWHCALLRPDMFRAVAAMSVPYAPPGRTDLLTSLDKGGIKTFYMQYFQAPGVAEAELERDVRDSLRRLYYSASGDGPEGKGFSVLAPGKGMLDNTVPPEGPLPWLTEADLDHYTAEFTRAGFRGGLNWYRNLRRNWELTMPWRGCPIRQPSLFIAGERDGVLRFPASKAQVEAYPKTLPGLRGCHILPGAGHWIQRERADEVNTLLLDFLRGLPVPG, from the coding sequence ATGACGATCGCCTTCTCTCATCGCCAGATCAACGGCATCCGCATGCGCGTGGCCGAGAAGGGCAGCGGGCCGTTGGTGGTCTTCACCCACGGCTGGCCCGAGAGCTGGTACTCGTGGCGCCACCAGATCGAGGCGGTCGCCGCCGCAGGGTTTCGCGCCGTGGCGCCCGACATGCGTGGCTACGGCGACACCGAGGCGCCGGCGGAGGTGGACCAATACACCATCCACCACCTGGTGGGCGACATCACCGAGCTGGTGCTGGCCCTCGGCGAGAAGCAGGCGGTGGTCGTCGGCCACGATTGGGGCGCAGTGGTGGCGTGGCACTGCGCGCTGCTGCGGCCCGACATGTTCCGCGCGGTCGCGGCGATGAGCGTGCCCTATGCGCCGCCGGGTCGCACCGACCTCCTCACCTCGCTCGACAAGGGCGGCATCAAGACCTTCTACATGCAGTATTTCCAGGCGCCCGGCGTGGCCGAGGCCGAGCTGGAACGCGACGTGCGCGACTCGCTGCGCCGCCTGTACTACAGCGCCTCGGGCGACGGCCCCGAGGGCAAGGGCTTCTCGGTGCTCGCGCCGGGCAAGGGCATGCTCGACAACACCGTGCCGCCCGAAGGGCCGCTGCCCTGGCTCACCGAGGCCGACCTCGATCACTACACCGCCGAGTTCACGCGGGCCGGTTTTCGAGGCGGGCTCAACTGGTACCGCAACCTGCGCCGCAACTGGGAACTGACCATGCCCTGGCGCGGCTGCCCGATCCGCCAGCCGTCGCTCTTCATCGCCGGCGAGCGCGACGGTGTGCTACGTTTCCCGGCGTCGAAGGCGCAGGTCGAGGCCTACCCGAAGACGCTGCCCGGCCTGCGTGGCTGCCACATCCTGCCGGGGGCGGGGCACTGGATCCAGCGCGAGCGCGCCGACGAGGTCAACACGCTGCTGCTCGACTTCCTGCGTGGGTTGCCGGTGCCGGGTTAA
- a CDS encoding ligase-associated DNA damage response DEXH box helicase — protein sequence MKHSARSTPVEDALLAWMAARGWAPFEFQREVWRAVAAGESGLLHATTGAGKTYAVWLGALMAYLAPAKKADPLTVLWITPMRALAADTLRSLEQPLPALADIAPWTVGARSGDTTAGERSAQNRRLPTALVTTPESLSLLLARADAREVLGSVRLVVVDEWHELLGNKRGVQVQLALARLRRWSPALSVWGMSATLGNLGEAMHTLLGHPRGRLVQGRIDKPLVIDSLLPPRADRFPWAGHLGLTMLPQVVDEIAASGSTLVFTNTRSQAEIWYHAILEARPEWAGLIALHHGSLDREVREWVELGLKNGELRAVVCTASLDLGVDFLPVERVLQIGSPKGVARLLQRAGRSGHAPGRASRVTLVPTHSIELVEGAAARAAVAAGHIEARHSPQQPLDVLVQHLVTVALGGGFVADDLYDEVRSTAAYAQLSPESWGWCLAFVQQGGPSLTAYPDYRRAVPDEHGVWHVPEARLARRHRANIGTIVSDASMTVQYLGGAKLGSVEESFVARLKPGDVFLFAGRQLELVRTHEMTAFVRRATGRKPAVPRWNGGRMPLSTTLADAVVQQLALADAGRFDSPELHCAKPLLDLQHDWSALPTPATLLAERIATREGAHLFLYPFAGRHVHLGLASLIAWRVAQQSPRTFSMAFNDYGLELLCADAVAWDELLPQVLQPAQDTETLLHEVLASLNASELARRRFREIARVSGLIYQSYPGEKRSAKQLQASSSLFWEVFRKYDPANRLLQQAEAEVLAQELDIGRLGASLARMATQRLVLTQPARPTPFAFPLMVERFREQLSNESVADRISRMVAQLEKAAGGGEAVPVDEVRERLGFSGAAPEKAQPRARRRGRR from the coding sequence ATGAAGCACAGCGCGCGCAGCACCCCCGTCGAAGACGCCCTCCTGGCGTGGATGGCCGCACGCGGCTGGGCGCCGTTCGAGTTCCAGCGCGAGGTGTGGCGCGCCGTCGCGGCCGGCGAGTCGGGCCTGCTCCACGCCACCACCGGCGCCGGTAAGACTTACGCGGTGTGGCTCGGCGCCTTGATGGCCTACCTGGCGCCCGCGAAGAAGGCCGACCCCCTCACGGTGCTGTGGATCACGCCGATGCGTGCGCTCGCCGCCGACACCCTGCGCTCGCTGGAGCAGCCGCTGCCCGCGCTGGCCGACATCGCCCCGTGGACCGTCGGCGCGCGCAGCGGCGACACCACCGCGGGCGAGCGCAGCGCGCAGAACCGCCGCCTGCCCACCGCGCTCGTCACCACGCCCGAGAGCCTCTCGCTGCTGCTCGCGCGGGCCGATGCACGCGAGGTGCTCGGGAGCGTGCGCTTGGTGGTGGTCGACGAGTGGCACGAGCTGCTCGGCAACAAGCGCGGCGTGCAGGTGCAGCTCGCGCTTGCGCGCCTGAGGCGGTGGTCGCCCGCGTTGAGCGTGTGGGGCATGTCGGCCACGCTCGGCAACCTCGGCGAGGCGATGCACACCCTGCTCGGCCACCCGCGTGGCCGGCTGGTGCAGGGCCGCATCGACAAGCCGCTCGTCATCGACTCGCTGCTGCCGCCGCGGGCCGACCGCTTCCCCTGGGCCGGGCATCTGGGGCTCACGATGCTGCCGCAGGTGGTCGACGAGATTGCCGCGAGCGGCAGCACGCTCGTCTTCACCAACACCCGCTCGCAGGCCGAGATCTGGTACCACGCGATCCTGGAGGCGCGGCCCGAATGGGCGGGCCTCATCGCGCTGCACCACGGCTCGCTCGACCGCGAGGTGCGCGAGTGGGTCGAGCTCGGCTTGAAGAACGGCGAGCTGCGCGCCGTGGTGTGCACCGCGAGCCTCGACCTCGGCGTCGACTTCCTGCCGGTCGAGCGGGTGCTGCAGATCGGCTCGCCCAAGGGCGTGGCGCGCCTGCTGCAGCGCGCTGGGCGCTCGGGCCATGCGCCGGGGCGGGCGTCGCGCGTCACGCTCGTGCCCACGCACAGCATCGAACTGGTGGAAGGTGCCGCCGCACGCGCCGCGGTGGCGGCCGGGCACATCGAGGCGCGCCACTCGCCGCAGCAACCGCTCGACGTGCTGGTGCAGCACCTGGTGACGGTGGCGCTCGGCGGCGGTTTCGTCGCCGACGATCTCTACGACGAGGTGCGCAGCACCGCGGCCTATGCGCAGCTCTCGCCCGAGAGCTGGGGCTGGTGCCTCGCCTTCGTGCAACAGGGCGGCCCGTCGCTCACTGCGTACCCTGATTACCGCCGTGCGGTGCCCGACGAGCACGGCGTGTGGCATGTGCCCGAGGCGCGTCTCGCGCGGCGCCACCGCGCCAACATCGGCACCATCGTGAGCGACGCCAGCATGACGGTGCAGTACCTCGGCGGTGCCAAGCTCGGCAGCGTGGAGGAGAGCTTCGTCGCGCGCCTGAAGCCCGGCGACGTGTTTCTCTTTGCAGGTCGACAACTCGAACTCGTGCGCACGCACGAGATGACCGCCTTCGTGCGCCGCGCCACCGGCCGCAAGCCGGCGGTGCCGCGCTGGAACGGCGGGCGCATGCCGCTGTCGACAACCTTGGCCGACGCGGTGGTGCAGCAGCTCGCGCTCGCCGACGCCGGCCGCTTCGACAGCCCCGAGCTGCACTGCGCGAAACCGCTGCTCGACCTGCAACACGACTGGTCGGCGCTGCCCACACCTGCCACCCTGCTGGCCGAGCGCATCGCCACGCGCGAAGGCGCGCACCTCTTCCTCTACCCCTTCGCCGGCCGCCATGTGCACCTGGGCCTGGCGAGCCTGATCGCCTGGCGCGTGGCGCAGCAGAGCCCGCGCACCTTCTCGATGGCCTTCAACGACTACGGCCTGGAGCTGCTGTGCGCCGACGCCGTGGCGTGGGACGAGCTGCTGCCGCAGGTGCTGCAGCCGGCCCAAGACACCGAGACGCTGCTGCACGAGGTGCTGGCGAGTCTCAATGCCAGTGAACTCGCGCGCCGCCGCTTCCGCGAGATCGCACGCGTCTCGGGCCTCATCTACCAGAGCTATCCCGGCGAGAAGCGCAGCGCCAAACAGCTGCAGGCCTCGTCGTCGCTCTTCTGGGAGGTGTTTCGCAAGTACGACCCAGCGAACCGGCTGCTGCAGCAAGCCGAGGCCGAGGTGCTCGCGCAGGAACTCGACATCGGCCGCCTGGGCGCGAGCCTCGCGCGCATGGCGACGCAGCGTCTGGTGCTGACGCAGCCGGCGCGGCCCACGCCGTTTGCCTTTCCGCTGATGGTGGAGCGCTTCCGCGAGCAGCTCTCGAACGAGAGCGTCGCCGACCGCATCTCGCGCATGGTGGCGCAGCTGGAGAAGGCGGCCGGTGGCGGCGAGGCGGTGCCGGTCGACGAGGTGCGCGAGCGCCTGGGCTTCAGCGGCGCGGCGCCCGAAAAGGCACAGCCGCGCGCGCGGCGGCGGGGGCGGCGATGA
- a CDS encoding histidine phosphatase family protein — protein MQRRALLIATSAWPWAARADDAVAARLAAGGVVIAFRHALAPGTFDPPGFRLDDCGTQRNLNDEGRAHAQRIGAWLRERRLSPAAVRSSPWCRCVDTARLAFDRADPWLPLGSPRAGSEAVHDAALRELRASLAAVARSERRFEVWVTHQFVLTALVGGHVASGEGLVLQAGAGHQPTLVARLSVA, from the coding sequence ATGCAACGACGCGCTCTCCTCATCGCCACCAGTGCCTGGCCCTGGGCTGCGCGCGCCGACGACGCGGTCGCGGCGCGGCTTGCGGCCGGTGGCGTGGTGATCGCCTTCCGCCATGCGCTCGCGCCCGGCACCTTCGACCCGCCGGGTTTTCGCCTCGACGACTGCGGCACGCAGCGCAACCTCAACGACGAAGGGCGCGCCCACGCGCAGCGCATCGGCGCGTGGCTCCGCGAGCGACGGCTGTCGCCGGCGGCGGTGCGCAGCAGCCCCTGGTGCCGCTGCGTCGACACGGCCCGCCTCGCCTTCGACCGCGCCGACCCGTGGCTCCCGCTCGGCTCGCCCCGCGCGGGCAGCGAAGCGGTCCACGACGCAGCACTGCGCGAGTTGCGTGCGTCCCTCGCCGCCGTGGCCCGGTCGGAGCGCCGCTTCGAGGTGTGGGTCACGCACCAGTTCGTGTTGACGGCGCTGGTGGGCGGTCATGTGGCGTCGGGTGAAGGCCTGGTGTTGCAGGCGGGCGCCGGGCACCAGCCCACGCTCGTCGCGCGGCTGAGCGTGGCGTAG
- a CDS encoding alpha/beta hydrolase encodes MPARFSFRRLAALASVVLLALGLQMGCATLDERQRGWIFQPSDRTWAGGLAAAEGMHDVWISFDSKIDDAGRPVTLHGLWLPQDDANAPVLLYLHGARYDVRGSAPRMRRMHELGFSVLGVDYRGFGRSSKGLPSEQMAAEDARAAWDWLAAQHPQARRFIFGHSLGGAIAVQLAADVRDEAGLIVEGSFTSIADVVSTFRWGWLPVSPFITQRFDSAARVAEVGSPLLVVHGSNDSLIPSKLGHTLYDKAREPKRFVLVEGGSHHNTNAVGQAQYRQAMAELFGFAGGAQ; translated from the coding sequence ATGCCTGCACGCTTCTCCTTCCGCCGCCTCGCCGCCCTGGCCTCGGTCGTGCTCCTCGCGCTCGGCCTGCAGATGGGCTGCGCCACGCTCGACGAGCGCCAGCGCGGCTGGATCTTCCAGCCGAGCGACCGCACCTGGGCCGGTGGCCTGGCCGCGGCCGAAGGCATGCACGACGTGTGGATCTCCTTCGATTCGAAGATCGATGACGCCGGCCGGCCGGTGACGCTGCACGGCCTGTGGCTGCCGCAAGACGATGCCAATGCCCCCGTGCTGCTCTACCTCCACGGCGCCCGCTACGACGTGCGCGGCAGCGCCCCGCGCATGCGCCGCATGCACGAACTGGGCTTTTCGGTGCTGGGCGTCGACTACCGCGGTTTCGGCCGCAGCAGCAAGGGCCTGCCGTCGGAGCAGATGGCCGCCGAAGACGCCCGCGCCGCATGGGACTGGCTGGCCGCGCAGCACCCGCAGGCGCGCCGCTTCATCTTCGGCCACTCGCTGGGCGGGGCGATCGCGGTGCAGCTCGCGGCCGACGTGCGCGACGAAGCCGGCCTCATCGTCGAGGGCAGCTTCACCTCCATCGCCGACGTGGTGAGCACCTTCCGCTGGGGCTGGCTGCCCGTGTCGCCCTTCATCACGCAGCGCTTCGATTCGGCCGCGCGCGTGGCGGAGGTCGGCTCGCCCTTGCTCGTGGTGCACGGCAGCAACGATTCGCTGATCCCCTCGAAGCTCGGCCACACCCTCTACGACAAGGCGCGCGAGCCCAAGCGCTTCGTGCTGGTGGAAGGCGGCTCGCACCACAACACCAACGCCGTGGGGCAGGCGCAGTACCGGCAGGCGATGGCCGAGCTGTTCGGCTTCGCCGGTGGCGCGCAGTGA
- a CDS encoding ATP-binding protein: MSIRTFLLLLVLAVWLPAVAGFSLLARSTYLREAEDVRQDIERFAQSLNSLVEGQLDKRVAIATTLSASRTLQDDQLARFHDEASAAVKGSGNWVVLVDRQRQRLNTRVPFQGFEPRDRGEAPFVTEAPKVFFSARGLLTQEPVLVAYAPLLDGTSARYNVGVSFSPSVVQSLIEKATPLNSLASVLNDQHFIIARNRDPLKWVGRQASEEIQRRAKAGVGSFGETVTLDGVPSLTYVSPANRHGWNVVLALPQEALAQSARRLTAQTLAAAGALLLIGLGLAIFVARRIGKPIVTLRESAVQLGRDEVPAAFTTGVFELDEVSRALELAGRRSHEATLTLQKEVQLAVNDARAAQTALLEGQKREAIGRLTGGLAHDFNNLLQTISTGLHVVDRQTAADVPHRRFLEAAMRATGKAADLVKQMMTFGRAQPLKPQPVNLPNFVLQTQELTRKAVGERVQLTAEIEPGLPAVLVDPAQLELALLNLIFNARDAMPDGGAIRLTARLATPEESATLAGPRHVCLQVSDNGAGMSPETLERAFDPYFTTKPIGAGTGLGLAQVLAFARQSNGDARLESTAGEGTRVTLLLPITDQAEAVVTPEAASRHAGRTLRILMIEDDSLVSSVVVPALREAGHEVTHCASADQAKEVLGTHTDFDVLFTDVVMPGTLSGLDLVDWCRANVPAMAAVVATGYNTRQTRADVQELRKPYGLDDLIEALQRAVQERAPRQPG; the protein is encoded by the coding sequence TTGAGCATTCGCACGTTTCTCCTGCTGTTGGTGCTCGCGGTCTGGTTGCCGGCGGTGGCGGGCTTCTCCTTGCTGGCGCGCTCGACCTACCTGCGCGAGGCCGAAGATGTGCGCCAGGACATCGAGCGTTTCGCCCAGAGCCTCAATTCATTGGTGGAGGGCCAGCTCGACAAGCGGGTGGCCATCGCGACCACGCTGAGCGCCTCGCGCACGCTGCAAGACGACCAGCTCGCGCGCTTCCACGACGAGGCCAGCGCAGCGGTGAAGGGCAGCGGCAACTGGGTGGTGCTGGTCGACCGCCAGCGGCAGCGCCTCAACACACGGGTGCCGTTTCAAGGCTTCGAGCCGCGTGATCGGGGCGAGGCGCCGTTCGTGACCGAAGCGCCCAAGGTGTTCTTCTCGGCACGCGGGCTCCTGACGCAGGAGCCGGTGCTGGTGGCCTATGCGCCCTTGCTCGACGGCACGTCGGCCCGCTACAACGTGGGCGTGTCCTTCTCGCCCTCGGTCGTGCAAAGCCTGATCGAGAAGGCCACGCCGCTCAACAGCCTCGCCTCCGTCCTCAACGATCAGCACTTCATCATCGCGCGCAACCGTGACCCGCTGAAGTGGGTGGGTCGCCAGGCCAGCGAGGAGATCCAGCGCCGAGCGAAGGCGGGCGTGGGCAGCTTCGGCGAGACGGTCACCCTCGACGGGGTGCCCTCGCTCACCTATGTGTCGCCGGCCAACCGCCACGGCTGGAACGTGGTGCTGGCCTTGCCGCAGGAGGCGCTCGCCCAGTCGGCGCGGCGCCTCACGGCGCAGACGCTCGCCGCGGCCGGGGCGCTGCTGCTCATCGGCCTGGGCCTGGCGATCTTCGTGGCGCGCAGGATCGGCAAGCCCATCGTCACGCTGCGCGAGTCGGCCGTGCAGCTCGGGCGCGACGAAGTGCCCGCCGCGTTCACCACCGGCGTCTTCGAGCTCGACGAGGTGAGCCGCGCGCTCGAACTCGCCGGCCGGCGCTCGCACGAGGCCACGCTCACTCTGCAGAAGGAAGTGCAGCTGGCCGTGAACGACGCGCGTGCGGCCCAGACCGCGCTGCTCGAAGGCCAGAAGCGCGAGGCCATCGGCCGCCTGACCGGCGGGCTCGCGCACGACTTCAACAACCTGCTGCAGACCATCAGCACGGGCCTGCACGTGGTCGACCGCCAGACCGCGGCCGACGTGCCGCATCGCCGTTTCCTGGAAGCGGCCATGCGCGCCACCGGCAAGGCGGCCGATCTCGTGAAGCAGATGATGACCTTCGGCCGGGCGCAACCGCTCAAGCCGCAGCCGGTGAACCTGCCCAACTTCGTGCTGCAGACGCAGGAACTCACGCGCAAGGCGGTGGGCGAGCGGGTGCAGCTCACGGCCGAGATCGAGCCGGGGCTGCCGGCGGTGCTGGTCGACCCGGCGCAGCTCGAGCTTGCCCTGCTCAACCTCATCTTCAACGCGCGCGATGCCATGCCCGACGGTGGCGCCATCCGCCTCACCGCGCGGCTGGCCACGCCCGAAGAAAGCGCCACGCTTGCCGGCCCGCGCCATGTGTGCCTGCAGGTCAGCGACAACGGCGCCGGCATGAGCCCCGAGACGCTCGAACGCGCCTTCGACCCGTACTTCACCACCAAGCCGATCGGTGCCGGCACGGGCCTCGGGCTCGCGCAGGTGCTGGCCTTCGCGCGCCAGTCGAACGGCGACGCCCGCCTGGAGAGCACCGCCGGCGAAGGCACGCGCGTGACGCTGCTGCTGCCCATCACCGACCAGGCCGAGGCGGTGGTCACGCCCGAGGCGGCGTCTCGTCACGCGGGCCGCACGCTGCGCATCCTGATGATCGAAGACGACTCGCTCGTGTCGTCGGTGGTCGTGCCGGCACTGCGCGAGGCCGGCCACGAGGTCACGCATTGCGCCTCGGCCGACCAGGCGAAGGAGGTGCTGGGCACCCACACCGATTTCGACGTGCTCTTCACCGACGTCGTCATGCCCGGCACGCTCTCGGGCCTGGACCTGGTCGACTGGTGCCGCGCCAACGTGCCGGCGATGGCGGCGGTGGTCGCCACCGGCTACAACACGCGCCAGACCCGGGCCGACGTGCAGGAGCTTCGCAAGCCCTACGGCCTCGACGACCTGATCGAGGCGCTGCAGCGCGCGGTGCAGGAGCGCGCGCCGCGCCAGCCGGGCTGA